The Salvelinus alpinus chromosome 10, SLU_Salpinus.1, whole genome shotgun sequence genome includes the window GGGGCTACCTCCTTATCTAATCATCCTCCTCAGGCGCTGGGCGGGGCTACCTCCTTATCtaatcatcctcctctcctcaggcgcTGGGCGGGGCTACCTCCTTATCCAATCATCCtcgtctcctcaggcgctgggCGGGGCTACCTCCTTATCtaatcatcctcctctcctcaggcgcTGGGCGGGGCTACCTCCTTATCtaatcatcctcctctcctcaggcgcTGGGCGGGGCTACCTCCTTATCtaatcatcctcctctcctcaggcgaTGGGCGGGGCTACCTCCTTATCtaatcatcctcctctcctcaggcgcTGGGCGGGGCTACCTCCTTATCtaatcatcctcctctcctcaggcgcTGGGCGGGGCTACCTCCTTATCtaatcatcctcctctcctcaggcgcTGGGCGGGGCTACCTCCTTATCtaatcatcctcctctcctcaggcgcTGGGCGGGGCTACCTCCTTATCtaatcatcctcctctcctcaggcgcTGGGCGGGGCTACCTCCTTATCtaatcatcctcctctcctcaggcgcTGGGCGGGGCTACCTCCTTATCtaatcatcctcctctcctcaggcgcTGGGCGGGGCTACCTCCTTATCtaatcatcctcctctcctcaggcgcTGGGCGGGGCTACCTCCTTATCtaatcaccctcctctcctcatgcGCTGGGCGGGGCTACCTCCTTATCtaatcatcctcctctcctcaggcgcTGGGCGGGGCTACCTCCTTATCcaatcatcctcctctcctcaggcgcTGGGCGGGGCTACCTCCTTATCcaatcatcctcctctcctcaggcgcTGGGCGGGGCTACCTCCTTATCCAATCATCCTCCTCAGGCGCTGGGCGGGGCTACCTCCTTATCcaatcatcctcctctcctcaggcgcTGGGCGGGGCTACCTCCTTATCcaatcatcctcctctcctcaggcgcTGGGCGGGGCTACCTCCTTATCCAATTATCCTCCTCAGGCGCTGGGCGGGGCTACCTCCTTATCTAATCATCCTCCTCAGGCTCTGGGCGGGGCTACCTCCTTATCtaatcatcctcctctcctcaggcgcTGGGCGGGGCTACCTCCTTATCtaatcatcctcctctcctcaggcgcTGGGCGGGGCTACCTCCTTATCTAATCATCCTCCTCAGGCGCTGGGCGGGGCTACCTCCTTATCTAATCATCCTCCTCAGGCGCTGGGCGGGGCTACCTCCTTATCtaatcatcctcctctcctcaggcgcTGGGCGGGGCTACCTCCTTATCTAATCATCCTCCTCAGGCGCTGGGCGGGGCTACCTCCTTATCtaatcatcctcctctcctcaggcgcTGGGCGGGGGCTACCTCCTTATCtaatcatcctcctctcctcaggcgcTGGGCGGGGCTACCTCCTTATCtaatcatcctcctctcctcaggcgcTGGGCGGGGGCTACCTCCTTATCtaatcatcctcctctcctcaggcgcTGGGCGGGGCTACCTCCTTATCTAATCATCCTCCTGTCCTCAGGCTCTGGGCGGGGCTACCTCCTTATCtaatcatcctcctctcctcaggcgcTGGGCGGGGCTACCTCCTTATCtaatcatcctcctctcctcaggcgcTGGGCGGGGCTACCTCCTTATCtaatcatcctcctctcctcaggcgcTGGGCGGGGGCTACCTCCTTATCtaatcatcctcctctcctcaggcgcTGGGCGGGGCTACCTCCTTATCtaatcatcctcctctcctcaggcgcTGGGCGGGGCTACCTCCTTATCtaatcatcctcctctcctcaggctcTGGGCGGGGCTACCTCCTTATCtaatcatcctcctctcctcaggcgcTGGGCGGGGCTACCTCCTTATCTAATCATCCTCCTGTCCTCAGGCTCTGGGCGGGGCTACCTCCTTATCtaatcatcctcctctcctcaggcgcTGGGCGGGGCTACCTCCTTATCtaatcatcctcctctcctcaggcgcTGGGCGGGGCTACCTCCTTATCtaatcatcctcctctcctcaggcgcTGGGCGGGGCTACCTCATCtaatcatcctcctctcctcaggcgcTGGGCGGGGCTACCTCCTTATCTAATCATCCTCCTCAGGCGCTGGGCGGGGCTACCTCCTTATCtaatcatcctcctctcctcaggcgcTGGGCGGGGCTACCTCCTTATCcaatcatcctcctctcctcaggcgcTGGGCGGGGCTACCTCCTTATCtaatcatcctcctctcctcaggcgcTGGGCGGGGCTACCTCCTTATCTAATCATCCTCCTCAGGCGCTGGGCGGGGCTACCTCCTTATCTAATCATCCTCCTCAGGCGCTGGGCGGGGCTACCTCCTTATCcaatcatcctcctctcctcaggcgcTGGGCGGGGCTACCTCCTTATCtaatcatcctcctctcctcaggtgATGGGCGGGGCTACCTCCTTATCtaatcatcctcctctcctcaggcgcTGGGCGGGGCTACCTCCTTATCtaatcatcctcctctcctcaggcgcTGGGCGGGGCTACCTCCTTATCtaatcatcctcctctcctcaggcgcTGGGCGGGGCTACCTCCTTATCtaatcatcctcctctcctcaggctcTGGGCGGGGCTACCTCCTTATCcaatcatcctcctctcctcaggcgcTGGGCGGGGCTACCTCCTTATCtaatcatcctcctctcctcaggcgcTGGGCGGGGCTACCTCCTTATCtaatcatcctcctctcctcaggcgcTGGGCGGGGCTACCTCCTTATCtaatcatcctcctctcctcaggcgcTGGGCGGGGCTACCTCCTTATCtaatcatcctcctctcctcaggcgcTGGGCGGGGCTACCTCCTTATCcaatcatcctcctctcctcaggcgcTGGGCGGGGGCTACCTCCACTTTGGTCACATGGAGATGATGCGTCTGACCATCAACAGGAGGATGGACCCTCGCACCACCTTCGCCCGCTGGCGCATCAACGCCCCCTACAAGCCCATCACCAGGAAGGGCCTGGGCCAGAGGATGGGCGGGGGCAAAGGGAACATAGACCACTACGTCACACCGGTGAAGTACGGACGGATGATTGTGGAGGTCGGGGGACGGCTGGAACTGGGCGAGGTGGAGCCTATCCTCAAGGAAGTGGCCAAGAAACTGCCCTTCCCTGCCAAGGTCAGCCGCCCGCTGGGGATACATGAAGGGTTAATAAAATGGGCAAAATCTAGAGGTGGTGCTGGCCAATCACAGTAGCATCTTCTCTTCTCTATATGCAGGGATATGTTGGGGGGGGGAAACTAACTAGTTCCCTATTAGGCTTGGGATATTGAATTATACTGTGGTAGCATCAGAGACCTCATTACATTCTACTGTGGTAGCATCAGAGACCTCATTACATTCTACCGTGGCAGCATCAGAGACCTCATTACATTCTACTGTGGTAGCATCAGAGACCTCATTACATTCTACTGTGGTAGCATCAGAGACCTCATTACATTCTACTGTGGTAGCATCAGAGACCTCATTACATTCTACTGTGgtagcatttacatttacatttaagtcatttagcagacgctcttatccagagcgacttacaaatcagAGACCTCATTACATTCTACTGTGGTAGCATCAGAGACCTCATTACATTCTACTGTGGTAGCATCAGAGACCTCATTACATTCTACTGTGGTAGCATCAGAGACCTCATTACATTCTACTGTGGTAGCATCAGAGACCTCATTACATTCTACTGTGGTAGCATCAGAGACCTCATTACATTCTACTGTGGTAGCATCAGAGACCTCATTACATTCTACTGTGGTAGCATCAGAGACCTCATTACATTCTACTGTGGTAGCATGAGAGACCTCATTACATTCTACTGTGGTAGCATCAGAGACCTCATTACATTCTACCGTGGTAGCATCAGAGACCTCATTACATTCTACCGTGGTAGCATCAGAGACCTCATTACATTCTACCGTGGTAGCATCAGAGACCTCATTACATTCTACCGTGGTAGCATCAGAGACCTCTTTACATTCTACCGTGGTAGCATCAGAGACCTCTTTACATTCTACTGTGGTAGCATCAGAGACCTCATTACATTCTACCGTGGTAGCATCAGAGACCTCATTACATTCTACCGTGGTAGCATCAGAGACCTCATTACATTCTGCCGTGGTAGCATCAGAGACCTCATTACATTCTGCCGTGGTAGCACGGCATTAtgtaacctctgacctctctctccaccaggtagtGTCCAGAGAGAGCCTGGCAGCAGGAGCACTATACCTGATCCTGTCCTTATgtaacctctgacccctctctccaccaggtaGTGTCCAGAGAGCGCCTGGCAGCAGGAGCACTATACCTGACGCTGTCCTTAtgtaacctctgacctctctctctccaccaggtagtGTCCAGATAGAGCCTGGCAGCAGGAGCACTATACCTGATCCTGTCCTTAtgtaacctctgacctctctctccaccaggtagtGTCCAGAGAGAGCCATGCAGCAGGATCACTATACCTGATCCTGTCCTTATgtaacctctgacccctctctctccaccaggtagtGTCCAGAGAGCGCCTGGCAGCAGGAGCACTATACCTGATCCTGTCCTTAtgtaacctctgacctctctctctccaccaggtagtGTCCAGATAGAGCCTGGCAGCAGGAGCACTATACCTGATCCTGTCCTTAtgtaacctctgacctctctctccaccaggtagtGTCCAGAGAGAGCCTGGCAACAGGAGCACTATACCTGATCCTGTCCTTATgtaacctctgacccctctctccaccaggtaGTGTCCAGAGAGAGCCTGGCAGCAGGAGCACTATACCTGATCCTGTCCTTATgtaacctctgacccctctctccaccaggtaGTGTCCAGAGAGAGCCTGGCAGCAGGAGCACTATACCTGATCCTGTCCTTATgtaacctctgacccctctctccaccaggtaGTGTCCAGAGAGAGCCTGGCAGCAGGAGCACTATACCTGATCCTGTCCTTATgtaacctctgacccctctctctccaccaggtagtGTCCAGAGAGAGCCTGACAGCCATGCAGCAGGAGCACTATACCTGATCCTGTCCTTATgtaacctctgacccctctctctccaccaggtagtGTCCAGAGAGAGCCTGGCAGCAGGAGCACTATACCTGATCCTGTCCTTATgtaacctctgacccctctctccaccaggtaGTGTCCAGAGAGAGCCATGCAGCAGGAGCACTATACCTGATCCTGTCCTTATgtaacctctgacccctctctccaccaggtaGTGTCCAGAGAGAGCCTGGCAGCAGGAGCACTATACCTGATCCTGTCCTTATgtaacctctgacccctctctccaccaggtaGTGTCCAGAGAGAGCCTGGCAGCAGGAGCACTATACCTGATCCTGTCCTTATgtaacctctgacccctctctccaccaggtaGTGTCCAGAGAGAGCCTGACAGCCATGCAGCAGGAGCACTATACCTGATCCTGTCCTTATgtaacctctgacccctctctctccaccaggtagtGTCCAGAGAGAGCCTGACAGCCATGCAGCAGGAGCACTATACCTGATCCTGTCCTTATgtaacctctgacccctctctctccaccaggtagtGTCCAGAGAGAGCCTGGCAGCAGGAGCACTATACCTGATCCTGTCCTTATgtaacctctgacccctctctccaccaggtaGTGTCCAGAGAGAGCCATGCAGCAGGAGCACTATACCTGATCCTGTCCTTATgtaacctctgacccctctctccaccaggtaGTGTCCAGAGAGAGCCTGGCAGCCATGCAGCAGGAGCAGCAGGACTTGGAGCAGAACAACCAGAACCCCTGGACCTTCCAGAGGATCGCCAGGGGCAACATGCTGGGCATCAGGAAGGTCCTCAGCCCCTTTGACCTCCACAACCACGGGAAGTACAGCGGAAAGTTCCACAACCCAGGCAGGGTGTGAGGGAGTCGCCCGTGGTGCTGTCACATTTTAACAGCTGCGCTTTGGAACATGgcttgcatccaaaatggcagccCATGGAGCCAAAATGGCTGCCTATTCCCTAttcggtgcactacttttgatcagagcccaggTGCCATGTCAGACGCAGCCCATGGAGCCAAAATGGCTGGCAGTCATGGGGAGAATTCTCTCCTGTGTGACTCCCTTATTGGAAATGTAGATCAGTGATTGGTGTTCAATCGGAAAATAAAGACACTTGTCTGAATCTTCTGTTTTTAAAACGAATGTTTGAATCTGAATCTATCACccggtctcccgggtggcgcagtggtctagggcactgcatcgcagtgctagctgcgccaccagagtctctgggttcgcgcccaggctctgtcgcagccggccgcaaccgggaggtccgtggggcgacgcacaattggcatagcgtcgtccgggttagggagggtttggccggtagggatatccttgtctcagtatgtaaaatgtatgcactctactgtaagtcgctctggataagagcgtctgctaaatgactcaaatgtaaatgttaatgtATCTGAAGAATGGAAGTTGGTGCCAATGGGTTTGTGTTGGATGGACATTTGTTGACCATCAACGTTGTCTGAAAGATCGTTACGTGCCGATCTCTCCGACCCAACACATTTCACTCAGTGATCCACCTGGTCACGTGATGTTGTTAGACTCCACTATGTCACTCGAGCCCAGTTTATATGTCATATGTACAGGGATATACATATGGTACACAGTACaatgaaatgctgactacaggtACACTTGTTCAGGTGAGGTCTGATGGCGATAGATAACACACAATGTTTCCACAGCTGTCTCTCTATAATATCATGGAATGAAACCACAACGTCACCAAGGAAGTAGTGTATGCAGTTAGTTTTAATTACGTTTCACCATGAACGCATATGAAATGATAGTATATTTAAAAGACAAGTATTAACTTACAAGTAGAGTATATTATATAGTTACACCCCATCTAACCAGTATATTAAtaacagtggggagaacaagtatttgacacactgccgattttgcaggttttcctacttacaaagcatgtagaggtctgtaattttttgtgagagacggaatctaaaccaaaaatccagaaaatcacattgtatgatttttaagtaattaatttgcatattATTGCATGACATATGGGCTGTGCCATTGAGGCATTCttcattttgaagtagtccattttcttcttcacTATTGGCTGACCCCTCCTGATGACCCAGTTGGACACGACTCCAAAAGGGTCACCAGGAGGGATGAGCCAATGAAGTTGAAAGTCCCACCCAGTTTAATAAATTCAAAATGGTGAAAGCCCTCAAATGGCGCTGCCCTCTGAGGAGTGGAGTGGAATGGACCTGGAACTCACTTCCTCTTGAAGACTTTGAATTAAGAAAGCAGTCGCAGGGGGCTTGGATTGGGAGTGATGGGTGGCTGGGGAAACATGGAGAGGCCAGAGAGAACCATACTTGTAAATTGGGATACGGAGAGAAGAACGCTGCCTAATACGTCctttttggccactagaggcctccaTCGTCCTCTATGAGGAGTGCGCATTGCCCTTTCCATCATGGCCGCCTGGAGTTGCCTGCTTGCCGCTCATAACGCATGCGCAATGAATACAAACAAACGTTTGAAAGAAATTTACCGCGAAACTGGTAAGTCAAGTTATAAACGTTTGTTTTAAGTGTTTTAGCTATTGTTATTCTACGACATTGGCCCTAACGGCAACGAGAAATTGCACCTCTAAACTGTTCTACTAGATCGCCTTGTGTATAAAATGTAAAAAGGTTCCTTAGCTAGCTTAACGTTAGCTGTTGTTGACAAAACAAACTACATCCGTGTTTCGTCTAGGCAGTGCTCATGTTTGCTAGCTTTCAgattgtatattattatatatttagcGGCTATGTTTTATTTATCACTTTTCCCGTGTACGCCTTGATTAGTTGTCTATCTGACGCTGTCTCTTTTTCCTAGTTAAAATATGAAGCCTGTCCGGGGATCTCAACGCGCCCCATCCAAGGCACCTAAAGGCAAGAAGAAAGGCGAGAAGCCAAATAAGTCCGGTATAAAGACATGTCAACGGAGAGTATCTCAGGTGAGAAAGTTTTGAAGAATTAAACCTCTGAGAGGAAACGGTTCTCCTTTGCTTTCATCACATCATTCTCTCACACATTCTGTCTGCATGTACCCTCCTCTGCAGGAGGAGCCCCAGCCAGGAACCAGCAGCCAGGTCCCTCAGCCAAAACCACAGAAGAAGAAAGGTGGCACAGTTGCAGGTCCCAGTAAGCTGAAAGGTCAGGAGAAGTGGAAACCGCTGACCAAgtcctccattacggctctagACAACATACTGGGCCTGTCTATACTGTGAGTAACATCCTCCATTATGGTTCTTGACTGGGCCTGTCTATACTGTAACATCCTCTATCATGGTTCTGACTGGGCCTATCTATACTGTGAGTAACATCCTCCATTATGGTTCTTGACTGGGCCTGTCTATACTGTGAGTAACATCCTCCATCATGGTTCTGACTGGGCCTGTCTATACTGTGAGTAACATCCTCCATTATGGTTCTGACTGGGCCTGTCTATACTGTGAGTAACATCCTCCATTATGGTTCTGACTGGGCCTGTCTATACTGTGAGTAACATCCTCCATTATGGTTCTTGACTGGGCCTGTCTATACTGTGAGTACCATCCTCCATTATGGTTCTTGACTGGGCCTGTCTATACTGTGAGTAACATCCTCCATTATGGTTCTGACTGGGCCTGTCtatactgtaacatcctccattATGGTTTCGACTGGGCCTGTCTACTGTGAGTAACATCCTCCATCATGGTTCTGACTGGGCCTGTCTATACTGTGAGTAACATCCTCCATCATGGTTCTGACTGGGCCTGTCTATACTGTGAGTAACATCCTCCATCATGGTTCTTGACTGGGCCTGTCTATACTGTGAGTAACATCCTCCGTTATGGTTCTTGACTGGGCCTGTCTATACTGTGAGTAACATCCTCCGTTATGGTTCTTGACTGGGCCTGTCTATACTGTGAGTAACATCCTCCATCATGGTTCTTGACTGGGCCTGTCTATACTGTGAGTAACATCCTCCATCATGGTTCTTGACTGGGCCTGTCTATACTGTGAGTAACATCCTCCATGGTTCTGACTGGGCCTATCtatactgtaacatcctccattATGGTTCTGACTGGGCCTGTCTATACTGTGAGTAACATCCTCCATCATGGTTCTGACTGGGCCTGTCTATACTGTGAGTAGCACCCAGGAAGTCAACTGTGAATCTCAGCCACTGTTCATCTGTCTAGGAAGACAGAGGCGCTGTAACATGGCCACTAGCCAATCGGTGACCTGAAGCTTGAATAGCCCTGGTTTAAGGGTTTCACTAGGTTGTTGTTACTGAGTTATTTATTTGTAACCCTcgctctgtttctccctccgtcctttctctctctccttttctctctccttttctctcgctccctcaggTCTGTTCTGGCCGGAAGACAGACTAAGAAAGAGGAATCACAGAAACATCTGAACGTTCTGAAAAACAGGTGAGAGAACAGAACTCGGTGTCGGACTGGGGACAGTGGACCCACTATGATCAGTGTTGCCTCGCCCTGTACTGAGGGATCAGCCCGTCCATCCTCAGTGTCGGACTGGGGACAGTGGACCCACTATGATCAGTGTTGCCTCGCCCTGTACTGAGGGATCAGCCCGTCCATCCTCAGTGTAGGACAGTGGACCCACTATGATCAGTGTTGCCTCGCCCTGTACTGAGGGATCAGCCCGTCCATCCTCAGTGTAGGACAGTGGACCCACTATGATCAGTGTTGCCTCGCCCTGTACTGAGGGATCAGCCCGTCCATACTCAGTGTCGGACTGGGGACAGTGGACCCACTATGAGCAGTGTTGCCTCGCCCTGTACTGAGGGATCAGCCCGTCCATCCTCAGTGTAGGACAGTGGACCCACTATGATCAGTGTTGCCTCGCCCTGTACTGAGGGATCAGCCCGTCCATACTCAGTGTCGGACTGGGGACAGTGGACCCACTATGATCAGTGTTGCCTCGCCCTGTACTGAGGGATCAGCCCGTCCATCCTCAGTGTCGGACTGGGGACAGTGGACCCATGATGATCAGTGTTGCCTCGCCCTGTACTGAGGGATCAGCCCGTCCATCCTCAGTGTCGGACTGGGGACAGTGGACCCACTATGATCAGTGTTGCCTCACCCTGTACTGAGGGATCAGCCCGTCCATCCTCAGTGTCGGACTGGGGACAGTGGATCCACTATGATCAGTGTTGCCTCGCCCTGTACTGAGGGATCAGCCCGTCCATCCTCAGTGTAGGACTGGGGACAGTGGACCCACTATGATCAGTGTTGCCTCGCCCTGTACTGAGGGATCAGCCCGTCCATCCTCAGTGTAGGACTGGGGACAGTGGACCCACTATGATCAGTGTTGCCTCGCCCGGTACTGAGGGATCAGCCCGTCCATCCTCAGTGTAGGACTGGGGACAGTGGACCCACTATGATCAGTGTTGCCTCGCCCTGTACTGAGGGATCAGCCCGTCCATCCTCAGTGTAGGACTGGGGACAGTGGACCCACTATGATCAGTGTTGCCTCGCCCTGTACTGAGGGATCAGCCCGTCCATCCTCAGTGTCGGACTGGGGACAGTGGACCCACTATGATCAGTGTTGCCTCGCCCTGTACTGAGGGATCAGCCCGTCCATCCTCAGTGTCGGACTGGGGACAGTGGACCCACTATGATCAGTGTTGCCTCGCCCTGTACTGAGGGATCAGCCCGTCCATACTCGGTGTCGGACTGGGGACAGTGGACCCACTATGATCAGTGTTGCCTCGCCCTGTACTGAGGGATCAGCCCGTCCATCCTCAGTGTCGGACTGGGGACAGTGGACCCACTATGATCAGTGTTGCCTCGCCCTGTACTGAGGGATCAGCCCGTCCATCCTCAGTGTCGGACTGGGGACAGTGGACCCATGATGATCAGCGTTGCCTAGCCCTGTACTGAGGGATCAGCCCGTCCATCCTCAGTGTCGGACTGGGGACAGTGGACCCACTATGATCAGTGTTGCCTCGCCCTGTACTGAGGGATCAGCCCGTCCATCCTCAGTGTCGGACTGGGGACAGTGGACCCACTATGATCAGTGTTGCCTCGCCCTGTACTGAGGGATCAGCCCGTCCATCCTCAGTGTCGGACTGGGGACAGTGGATCCACTATGATCAGTGTTGCCTCACCCTGTACTGAGGGATCAGCCCGTCCATCCTCAGTGTCGGACTGGGGACAGTGGACCCACTATGATCAGTGTTGCCTCACCCTGTCCTGAGGGATCATCCACTCAGTGTCGGACTGGGGACAGTGGACCCACTATGATCAGCCCATCCATACTCAGTGTCGGACTGGGGACAGTGGACCCACTATGATCAGCCCATCCATACTCGGTGTCGGACTGGGGACAGTGGACCCACTATGATCAGTGTTGCCTCGCCCTGTACTGAGGGATCAGCCC containing:
- the mrpl16 gene encoding large ribosomal subunit protein uL16m isoform X1; its protein translation is MLSLIKSALVGLANTGKSTGLQGVLQSHLKVLSAGMKTYEVPPDYSEVVLPERPKLKFLNKVPNFKKAKKEMKKLRDIQGPAQTANTFTKGQYGIVALGGGYLHFGHMEMMRLTINRRMDPRTTFARWRINAPYKPITRKGLGQRMGGGKGNIDHYVTPVKYGRMIVEVGGRLELGEVEPILKEVAKKLPFPAKVVSRESLAAMQQEQQDLEQNNQNPWTFQRIARGNMLGIRKVLSPFDLHNHGKYSGKFHNPGRV
- the mrpl16 gene encoding large ribosomal subunit protein uL16m isoform X4, which translates into the protein MLSLIKSALVGLANTGKSTGLQGVLQSHLKVLSAGMKTYEVPPDYSEVVLPERPKLKFLNKVPNFKKAKKEMKKLRDIQGPAQTANTFTKGQYGIVALGGGYLHFGHMEMMRLTINRRMDPRTTFARWRINAPYKPITRKGLGQRMGGGKGNIDHYVTPVKYGRMIVEVGGRLELGEVEPILKEVAKKLPFPAKVVSRESLTAMQQEHYT
- the mrpl16 gene encoding large ribosomal subunit protein uL16m isoform X2, giving the protein MRKGVLQSHLKVLSAGMKTYEVPPDYSEVVLPERPKLKFLNKVPNFKKAKKEMKKLRDIQGPAQTANTFTKGQYGIVALGGGYLHFGHMEMMRLTINRRMDPRTTFARWRINAPYKPITRKGLGQRMGGGKGNIDHYVTPVKYGRMIVEVGGRLELGEVEPILKEVAKKLPFPAKVVSRESLAAMQQEQQDLEQNNQNPWTFQRIARGNMLGIRKVLSPFDLHNHGKYSGKFHNPGRV
- the mrpl16 gene encoding large ribosomal subunit protein uL16m isoform X3, which translates into the protein MLSLIKSALVGLANTGKSTGLQGVLQSHLKVLSAGMKTYEVPPDYSEVVLPERPKLKFLNKVPNFKKAKKEMKKLRDIQGPAQTANTFTKGQYGIVALGGGYLHFGHMEMMRLTINRRMDPRTTFARWRINAPYKPITRKGLGQRMGGGKGNIDHYVTPVKYGRMIVEVGGRLELGEVEPILKEVAKKLPFPAKVVSRESLAAGALYLILSLCNL